The Achromobacter pestifer genome includes a region encoding these proteins:
- a CDS encoding IclR family transcriptional regulator produces the protein MSRTPTQDNSTDGVAAVERALTIVGAIAQRTDPITLADLSRATGFYKSTLLRLIASLEKAALVVRRADGRYALGPYAHHLGRAYEATYRLTETILPLLQALVDKGTESASFHAYHDAQSRVCLLRVDSHHSTLDRIRVGDLLPLSKGAAGRLITAYLVDQQAPAQAGLVLTSMGERDPNCAAVASPVFGPDGDICGAISLSGPKERFSPTTIKKMSKLAQEAAASATQSLGGRWPAGR, from the coding sequence ATGAGTCGTACCCCTACTCAGGACAATTCCACCGACGGCGTCGCCGCCGTCGAACGCGCCCTGACCATCGTCGGGGCCATCGCGCAACGCACCGATCCCATCACGCTTGCCGACCTTTCCCGAGCCACGGGCTTCTACAAGAGCACGCTCTTGCGGCTCATTGCCTCGCTTGAAAAAGCGGCCCTGGTCGTGCGCCGCGCCGATGGCCGCTATGCCCTGGGTCCGTACGCGCATCATCTCGGCCGCGCCTATGAGGCCACCTACCGCCTGACCGAGACCATCCTGCCGCTGCTGCAGGCGCTGGTGGACAAAGGCACCGAGAGCGCCTCGTTCCACGCCTATCACGACGCGCAATCCCGCGTCTGCCTGTTGCGAGTGGATTCGCACCACTCCACGCTGGACCGCATACGCGTGGGAGACCTGCTGCCGCTGAGCAAAGGCGCCGCGGGCCGGCTGATCACGGCCTATCTTGTCGACCAGCAGGCGCCCGCGCAGGCAGGCCTGGTGCTGACGTCCATGGGAGAACGCGACCCCAATTGCGCGGCCGTGGCCAGTCCGGTGTTCGGCCCCGATGGCGACATCTGCGGAGCCATATCGCTGTCCGGTCCGAAGGAGCGCTTCTCACCCACGACCATCAAGAAAATGTCCAAATTGGCGCAAGAAGCCGCGGCATCCGCCACGCAATCCCTCGGCGGGCGCTGGCCGGCCGGCAGATAG
- a CDS encoding ABC transporter substrate-binding protein codes for MRKHFGLSAAAAAIALALPLLANAQVKVGVTVSSTGPAASLGIPERNTVALLPKEVAGQKIEWIVLDDATDTTQAVKNSRKLATDDKVDVLIGTSVTPGSLAMVDVAAEAKVPMISVAASAKIVEPVDDKRRWVFKTPQNDALMAGALADAMAKSKVKTLGFIGFADAYGDGWLDVMQKAAKAKGIEIVAIEKYSRTDTSVTGQVLKLVGAKPDAILIAGAGTPSALPQKELKARNYGGTIYQTHGAANNDVLRVCGKDCDGMLLPAGPLLVAAQLPDSNQVKKSALAYVEAYEKANGAGSTNTFGGHMWDAGQLVVAALPVALKTGAKPGTPEFRAAMRDALEGVKDLAASQGVFNMSPTDHAGFDERSRVMVKVEGGKWVYQPGL; via the coding sequence ATGCGCAAGCACTTCGGCTTGTCCGCGGCGGCTGCCGCCATTGCCCTGGCCCTGCCGCTACTGGCGAACGCCCAGGTCAAGGTCGGCGTGACCGTGTCCAGCACCGGCCCCGCCGCGTCGCTGGGTATCCCCGAGCGCAACACCGTGGCTCTGCTGCCCAAGGAAGTGGCTGGCCAGAAGATCGAATGGATCGTCCTGGACGACGCCACCGACACCACGCAAGCCGTCAAGAACTCGCGCAAGCTGGCCACGGACGACAAGGTCGACGTGTTGATCGGCACCTCCGTCACGCCGGGCTCGCTGGCCATGGTCGACGTGGCCGCCGAAGCCAAGGTTCCCATGATCAGCGTGGCCGCCAGCGCCAAGATCGTCGAACCCGTGGACGACAAGCGCCGCTGGGTCTTCAAGACCCCGCAGAACGACGCCCTGATGGCCGGCGCCCTGGCTGACGCCATGGCCAAGTCCAAGGTCAAGACCCTGGGCTTCATCGGCTTTGCCGACGCCTACGGCGACGGCTGGCTGGACGTGATGCAGAAGGCCGCCAAGGCCAAGGGCATCGAGATCGTCGCCATCGAGAAGTACAGCCGCACCGACACCAGCGTGACGGGCCAGGTGCTCAAGCTGGTCGGCGCCAAGCCCGACGCCATTCTGATCGCCGGCGCCGGCACCCCCTCGGCCCTGCCGCAGAAGGAACTGAAGGCCCGCAACTACGGCGGCACCATCTATCAGACCCACGGCGCCGCCAACAACGACGTGCTGCGCGTTTGCGGCAAGGACTGCGACGGCATGTTGCTGCCGGCCGGCCCGCTGCTGGTCGCGGCTCAACTGCCGGACAGCAACCAGGTCAAGAAGTCGGCCCTAGCCTATGTCGAAGCCTACGAAAAGGCCAACGGCGCCGGTTCGACCAACACGTTCGGCGGCCACATGTGGGACGCCGGCCAACTGGTCGTGGCTGCGTTGCCCGTGGCGCTGAAGACGGGCGCCAAGCCCGGCACGCCGGAGTTCCGCGCCGCCATGCGCGACGCCCTGGAAGGCGTGAAGGACCTGGCTGCCTCCCAAGGCGTGTTCAACATGTCGCCCACGGACCACGCCGGCTTTGACGAGCGCTCGCGCGTGATGGTCAAGGTGGAAGGCGGCAAGTGGGTCTACCAGCCCGGCCTGTAA
- a CDS encoding phosphocholine-specific phospholipase C — protein MRNRRDFLRAGATLAGATSALALLPASIRRALAIPAARRTGTIRDVEHIVIFMQENRSFDHYFGALAGVRGFGDRFPIPVPDSPDARHRSVWAQYNDKPDEGAPRTVLPFHLNTREAFETMRVASTPHTWSNAQDAWDAGRMGNWPAAKKNHSMAYFTDEDMPFQYAMARAFTVCDAYHCSFTGGTNTNRLFVWTGTNDGLGRGNGPALGNTYNKLKGGDPARAYTWTTYPERLEAAGVSWRIYQNMADNYSLNPTAGFKAYRDAYLGVPGSAAALKDKALTTRDLDLLRQDVLDGTLPQVSWICATKAGSEHPSPSSPAQGADYTARVLDALTANPEVWSKTVLLLMFDENDGFFDHMPPPAPPSRDASGALAGASTVDTRGEYHEIVAGAEKDDTAAHLHGIYGLGPRVPMYVLSPWTKGGWVNSQVFDHTSVLRFVEQRFGVAEPNISPWRRAVCGDLTSIFDFAAPDGTGLPSGFPATAERAGLASALPGTVTPSAPLQPGLARQQAGTRPSRPLPYALQVHAHADAESVTLRFENSGAAGAVLHVYDRLHLERGPRRYTVEAGKQLEGAWQTPADDGRYDLWVLGPNGFHRHCTGRAGLTPLKVTAAYQGPGASLQLTLHNPGPQARSFRVEANAYGYPHEPDITLAPGETVSLSWDMARNAGWYDLTVLDSSDPAYTRRLAGRIEAGASSTSDPAMGQELILQWTPLA, from the coding sequence ATGCGCAACAGACGCGATTTTCTGCGCGCAGGCGCGACACTCGCCGGCGCCACCAGCGCCCTGGCCTTGTTGCCCGCCTCCATCCGCCGCGCGCTCGCGATTCCCGCGGCGCGGCGCACGGGCACGATCCGTGACGTCGAGCACATCGTGATCTTCATGCAGGAGAACCGCTCGTTCGACCACTACTTCGGCGCGTTGGCCGGCGTGCGCGGGTTTGGCGACCGCTTCCCGATACCCGTGCCGGACAGCCCGGATGCGCGCCATCGCAGCGTCTGGGCGCAATACAACGACAAGCCCGATGAAGGCGCGCCCCGCACGGTGCTGCCCTTCCATCTGAATACGCGCGAAGCCTTCGAGACCATGCGCGTGGCCAGCACGCCGCACACCTGGTCCAATGCTCAGGACGCCTGGGACGCCGGCCGCATGGGCAACTGGCCGGCCGCCAAGAAGAACCATTCGATGGCGTACTTCACGGACGAGGACATGCCCTTCCAGTACGCCATGGCGCGCGCCTTCACGGTCTGCGACGCCTATCACTGCTCGTTCACCGGCGGCACCAACACCAACCGGCTGTTCGTGTGGACGGGCACCAACGACGGCCTGGGCCGCGGCAACGGCCCGGCCTTGGGCAATACCTACAACAAGCTCAAGGGCGGCGATCCGGCTCGCGCGTATACCTGGACGACTTATCCGGAACGCCTGGAAGCGGCCGGCGTCAGCTGGCGCATCTACCAGAACATGGCGGACAACTATTCGCTGAATCCCACCGCCGGGTTCAAGGCCTATCGCGACGCCTATCTTGGGGTGCCAGGATCGGCAGCCGCGCTGAAGGACAAGGCGCTGACTACCCGCGACCTGGATCTGCTGCGCCAGGACGTGCTGGACGGCACGCTGCCGCAGGTCTCGTGGATCTGCGCCACCAAGGCTGGCTCCGAGCATCCCAGCCCGTCCAGCCCGGCCCAGGGCGCCGACTACACCGCGCGGGTGCTGGATGCGCTGACGGCCAACCCCGAGGTCTGGAGCAAGACCGTCCTGCTGCTGATGTTCGACGAGAACGACGGTTTCTTCGATCACATGCCGCCGCCCGCGCCGCCCTCGCGCGATGCCTCGGGTGCGCTGGCCGGGGCGTCCACCGTGGATACGCGCGGCGAGTATCACGAGATCGTCGCCGGCGCGGAGAAAGACGACACTGCGGCCCACCTGCACGGCATCTACGGCCTGGGCCCGCGCGTGCCCATGTATGTGCTGTCGCCCTGGACCAAGGGCGGCTGGGTCAACTCGCAAGTGTTCGACCACACGTCCGTGCTGCGCTTCGTCGAGCAGCGCTTCGGCGTGGCCGAGCCCAATATCTCGCCCTGGCGCCGCGCCGTCTGTGGCGACCTGACCTCGATCTTCGATTTCGCCGCGCCGGACGGCACGGGCCTGCCCAGCGGCTTTCCGGCGACGGCCGAGCGCGCCGGACTGGCATCGGCGCTGCCGGGCACGGTCACGCCGTCCGCGCCGCTGCAGCCCGGACTGGCGCGGCAGCAGGCCGGCACGCGCCCATCGCGCCCCCTGCCCTATGCGCTGCAGGTCCACGCGCACGCGGATGCTGAAAGCGTCACGCTGCGTTTCGAGAACAGCGGAGCGGCGGGCGCGGTGCTGCACGTCTATGACCGGCTGCACCTGGAACGCGGCCCGCGCCGCTACACCGTGGAAGCCGGCAAGCAGCTGGAAGGCGCGTGGCAGACCCCCGCCGACGATGGCCGCTACGATCTGTGGGTGCTGGGCCCCAACGGCTTCCACCGCCATTGCACGGGCCGCGCCGGCCTGACGCCGCTGAAAGTCACGGCCGCCTATCAAGGGCCTGGCGCCTCGCTGCAACTGACGTTACACAACCCTGGCCCGCAGGCCCGCTCGTTCCGGGTCGAGGCCAACGCCTACGGCTATCCCCATGAGCCCGACATCACGCTCGCTCCCGGCGAGACGGTCAGCCTGTCCTGGGACATGGCCCGCAACGCCGGCTGGTATGACCTGACCGTGCTCGACAGCAGCGATCCAGCCTACACTCGCCGCCTGGCCGGACGCATCGAAGCCGGCGCCTCCTCCACTTCCGATCCCGCGATGGGACAGGAGCTGATACTGCAATGGACACCCCTGGCATGA
- a CDS encoding ASCH domain-containing protein: MKPPAPYQNAVTFQFGDSPELADELLALVLAGTKTATCGALRDFNAREPVPAAGRRDVVLDGQGRPACVIETLSVLIQRFDQVDEAFALAEGEGPYEAWRDAHIAYFDRNGGYAPDMMLACERFRVVAVFER; this comes from the coding sequence ATGAAGCCGCCCGCCCCCTATCAAAACGCCGTGACCTTCCAGTTCGGCGACTCGCCCGAACTGGCCGATGAGTTGTTGGCGCTGGTGCTGGCCGGCACGAAAACCGCCACCTGCGGCGCGCTGCGTGATTTCAATGCGCGGGAACCCGTGCCCGCGGCCGGCCGGCGCGACGTGGTGTTGGACGGACAGGGCCGCCCGGCCTGCGTCATCGAGACGCTCAGCGTGCTGATTCAGCGCTTTGACCAGGTGGATGAAGCGTTCGCGCTGGCCGAAGGCGAAGGCCCGTACGAAGCATGGCGCGATGCGCACATCGCCTATTTCGACCGCAACGGCGGGTATGCGCCGGACATGATGCTGGCGTGCGAACGCTTCAGGGTAGTCGCAGTCTTCGAGCGATAA
- a CDS encoding NAD(P)-dependent oxidoreductase has product MAEFQRAGFIGLGVMGEPICRNLAVKGGLPVLGCDNDPAPLRRLASHGVTEATAAQIMQDCDVVFLSLPSGEVVAQLARAAGGLLAGARAGQFIVDLSTSPVDVTRELAREFAAKGATFIDAPVARTRAAAEAGTLSVMIGGDAAAFARIKPLVSTFANEITHCGPVGSGQVVKILNNMVLFETVVALSEARAIARRSGVDPQVLLETFTRGSADSFALRNHGLKAILPADFPEKAFPVDYARKDLRYALALADQTGIRALGARNVDLWFDAALAQGHGNRYFPIISQVIDAESGTTS; this is encoded by the coding sequence ATGGCTGAATTTCAACGCGCCGGCTTCATTGGCCTGGGCGTCATGGGCGAACCCATCTGCCGCAACCTGGCCGTCAAAGGCGGACTGCCGGTGCTGGGCTGCGACAACGATCCAGCCCCTCTGCGCCGTCTGGCCTCCCACGGCGTGACCGAGGCGACCGCCGCGCAGATCATGCAGGATTGCGACGTGGTGTTTCTGTCGCTACCGTCCGGCGAAGTCGTGGCGCAGTTGGCACGTGCCGCAGGTGGGCTGCTGGCCGGCGCGCGCGCCGGCCAGTTCATCGTCGATCTGAGCACCTCGCCGGTGGACGTGACGCGCGAACTGGCGCGGGAGTTCGCGGCCAAGGGCGCGACCTTCATCGACGCCCCCGTCGCCCGCACGCGCGCGGCGGCGGAAGCCGGCACGCTCTCGGTCATGATCGGCGGCGACGCCGCCGCCTTCGCCCGCATCAAGCCGCTGGTCTCGACCTTCGCCAACGAAATCACGCACTGCGGCCCGGTCGGCAGCGGCCAGGTCGTGAAGATCCTGAACAACATGGTGCTGTTCGAGACCGTGGTGGCCCTGTCCGAAGCCCGCGCCATCGCGCGCCGTTCGGGCGTCGATCCGCAGGTCCTGCTGGAGACTTTCACGCGTGGATCGGCCGATAGCTTCGCGTTGCGCAACCACGGCTTAAAGGCTATTCTGCCCGCAGACTTTCCCGAAAAAGCCTTTCCCGTGGACTATGCCCGCAAGGACTTGCGCTATGCGCTGGCGCTGGCGGATCAAACCGGCATACGGGCGCTAGGCGCGCGCAACGTGGACCTCTGGTTCGACGCCGCGCTCGCCCAGGGACACGGCAACCGCTATTTTCCGATCATCAGCCAGGTCATCGATGCGGAGTCGGGAACCACCTCCTAA
- a CDS encoding branched-chain amino acid ABC transporter ATP-binding protein/permease, giving the protein MNRILLVLFLVVLAGLPMVSATPEFWVTQLNYIGLASLVVLGLVLLTGVGGLTSFGQAAFVGLGAYTTAFLTTQYDVSPWLALPAGLILTAVVAYLLGAITLRLSGHYLPLGTIAWGLSLYFLFGNIDWLGKHDGIAGIEPISIFGMSLASGRHIYYLIWVFVLLALWATRNLLNSRPGRAIRALKSGAGMAESMGVNTAAYKVVIFVWAALLACVSGWLYAHMQRAVSPSPFGINYGIEYLFMAVVGGAGYVWGALLGSGVILVLKDQLQNLLPKLLDTNANFEMIVFGVLLILMLQYARNGLWPILAGWWDSITGADGSRRNMAPPAPAPALPTRARPQAGQVVLEVDAIRKEFGGLVAVNDISFKVASGEIMGLIGPNGAGKSTTFNLISGVLPVTRGQVTFMGQRIDSRSARDIAKLGVGRTFQHVQLLPGMTVLENVALGAHLRSDVGVLAGALHSDRAREAQLLHEAAEQIKRVGLGEYLYEQAGNLALGQQRILEIARALAADPVLLLLDEPAAGLRYKEKQDLARVLEQLRAEGMSILLVEHDMDFVMRLTNHLVVMDFGTKLAEGVPADVQKNPAVLEAYLGGIDDDLPEADQAKPVSAGGV; this is encoded by the coding sequence ATGAACCGCATTTTGCTCGTCCTCTTCCTCGTCGTCCTGGCGGGCCTGCCGATGGTGTCGGCCACGCCCGAATTCTGGGTGACGCAGCTCAATTACATCGGGCTGGCCAGCCTGGTGGTGCTGGGCCTGGTGCTGCTGACCGGCGTGGGCGGCCTGACCTCGTTCGGCCAGGCGGCGTTCGTGGGCCTGGGCGCCTACACCACCGCCTTCCTGACCACGCAATACGATGTCTCGCCCTGGCTGGCGCTGCCTGCCGGGCTGATCCTGACGGCCGTCGTGGCTTACCTGCTGGGCGCCATCACCCTGCGCCTGTCGGGCCACTATCTGCCGCTGGGCACCATCGCGTGGGGCCTGTCGCTGTACTTCCTGTTCGGCAACATCGATTGGCTGGGCAAGCACGACGGCATCGCCGGCATCGAGCCCATCAGCATCTTCGGCATGTCGCTGGCCAGCGGCCGCCACATCTACTACCTGATCTGGGTGTTCGTGCTGCTGGCGCTGTGGGCCACCCGCAACCTGCTGAACTCGCGTCCCGGCCGCGCCATCCGCGCGCTCAAGAGCGGCGCCGGCATGGCTGAGTCCATGGGCGTGAACACCGCTGCCTACAAGGTCGTGATCTTCGTCTGGGCGGCGCTGCTGGCTTGCGTCTCGGGTTGGCTCTACGCGCACATGCAGCGCGCCGTCAGCCCCAGTCCTTTCGGCATCAACTACGGCATCGAATACCTGTTCATGGCGGTGGTCGGCGGCGCGGGGTATGTCTGGGGCGCCTTGCTGGGCTCCGGCGTCATCCTGGTGCTGAAGGACCAGCTGCAGAATCTCTTGCCCAAGCTGCTGGACACCAACGCCAACTTCGAGATGATCGTCTTCGGCGTGCTGCTGATCCTGATGTTGCAATACGCCCGCAACGGCCTGTGGCCGATCCTGGCGGGCTGGTGGGACAGCATCACCGGCGCCGACGGTTCGCGCCGCAACATGGCGCCGCCCGCGCCGGCGCCGGCCCTGCCGACGCGCGCGCGTCCGCAAGCCGGCCAGGTGGTGCTCGAAGTCGACGCCATCCGCAAGGAGTTCGGCGGCCTGGTCGCCGTCAACGACATCTCCTTCAAGGTCGCCTCCGGCGAGATCATGGGCTTGATCGGCCCGAACGGCGCCGGCAAGAGCACGACCTTCAACCTGATCAGCGGCGTGCTGCCGGTGACGCGGGGCCAGGTCACCTTCATGGGCCAGCGCATCGACAGCCGTTCGGCGCGCGACATCGCCAAGCTGGGCGTGGGCCGCACCTTCCAGCACGTGCAGCTGCTGCCGGGCATGACGGTGCTGGAGAACGTGGCGCTGGGCGCGCACCTGCGCTCGGACGTCGGCGTGCTGGCGGGCGCCCTGCATTCGGACCGCGCCCGCGAGGCGCAGCTGCTGCACGAGGCCGCCGAACAGATCAAGCGCGTCGGCCTGGGCGAGTACCTGTACGAGCAGGCGGGCAACCTGGCGCTGGGCCAGCAACGCATCCTGGAAATCGCGCGCGCCCTGGCCGCCGACCCGGTGCTGCTGCTGCTGGACGAACCCGCCGCCGGCCTGCGCTACAAGGAAAAGCAGGACCTGGCGCGCGTGCTGGAACAATTGCGCGCCGAGGGCATGAGCATTCTGCTCGTCGAACACGATATGGATTTTGTGATGCGTCTGACCAACCACCTCGTGGTGATGGATTTCGGCACCAAGCTGGCGGAAGGCGTGCCGGCCGACGTGCAAAAGAACCCGGCGGTGCTGGAAGCCTACCTGGGCGGCATCGATGACGACCTGCCCGAAGCGGACCAGGCCAAGCCCGTGTCGGCAGGAGGCGTGTGA
- a CDS encoding branched-chain amino acid ABC transporter permease — protein sequence MDSTIALILLQDGVVNGAIYALLGMALVLVFAVTRVIFIPQGEFVAFGALTLAMLVDGKVPGTAYLLPLLGVVCLALELLRALRTRSAAALPKAIVTCVVLPLALLWLTVTYTAPGNSLWLNMLLTLLLVIPMGPMVYRIVYQPLAEATVLVLLIVSVAVHFALTGLALVFFGAEGWRTPAFVSGQVDLGFMTWSAQSLFVVATCAILIIALWLFFGKTLYGRALRATAVNRRGARLVGISTTMSGSLTFTLAVAIGTMSGMLIAPITTVYYDTGFLIGLKGFVGAIIGGLASYPIAAAGSLLVGVLESFSSFWASAYKEVIVFTLIIPVLVWRSFSTHHVDEEE from the coding sequence ATGGATTCCACAATTGCGCTGATCCTGCTGCAAGACGGTGTCGTCAACGGCGCCATCTATGCCCTCCTGGGCATGGCTCTGGTGCTGGTTTTCGCCGTTACGCGCGTCATTTTCATTCCCCAGGGCGAGTTCGTGGCGTTCGGCGCCCTGACCCTGGCCATGCTGGTGGACGGCAAGGTGCCGGGCACCGCCTATCTCCTGCCGCTGCTGGGCGTGGTCTGCCTGGCGCTTGAGCTGCTGCGCGCGCTGCGCACCCGCAGCGCCGCCGCGTTGCCCAAGGCCATCGTGACCTGTGTGGTTCTGCCGCTGGCGCTGCTCTGGCTGACCGTGACCTACACCGCGCCCGGCAATTCGCTGTGGCTGAACATGCTGCTGACGCTGCTGCTGGTGATCCCGATGGGTCCCATGGTCTACCGCATCGTCTACCAGCCGCTGGCCGAAGCCACCGTGCTGGTGCTGCTGATCGTTTCCGTGGCCGTGCACTTCGCGCTCACCGGCTTGGCGCTGGTGTTTTTCGGCGCCGAAGGCTGGCGCACCCCGGCCTTCGTCAGCGGGCAGGTCGACCTGGGCTTCATGACCTGGTCGGCGCAGAGCTTGTTCGTGGTGGCGACCTGCGCCATCCTGATCATCGCCCTGTGGCTGTTCTTCGGCAAGACGCTGTACGGCCGCGCGCTGCGCGCCACCGCCGTCAACCGCCGCGGCGCCCGCCTGGTCGGCATCAGCACCACCATGTCCGGCAGCCTGACCTTCACGCTGGCCGTCGCCATTGGCACCATGTCCGGCATGCTGATTGCGCCCATCACCACCGTGTACTACGACACCGGCTTCCTGATCGGCCTGAAGGGCTTCGTCGGCGCCATCATTGGCGGCCTGGCCAGCTATCCGATTGCGGCCGCCGGCTCGCTGCTGGTGGGCGTGCTGGAATCCTTCTCGTCCTTCTGGGCCAGCGCCTACAAGGAAGTGATTGTCTTCACCCTGATTATCCCGGTTCTGGTCTGGCGTTCGTTCAGCACCCATCACGTGGACGAAGAGGAGTAA
- a CDS encoding ABC transporter ATP-binding protein produces MSAPVLEVSNLSARYGKVGALVGASITVPAGSIVTVIGANGAGKSTMLNAMMGSLPQTGHAAGTVQYAGTDVSGWQVERRVAAGMSLVPERRELFGTMSVEDNLLLGGFRRYRARESGWRDTLNEVFDLFPRLRERRAQQAGTLSGGERQMLAVGRALMAKPNLLMLDEPSLGLAPRIVREIFHIIARLRETGVAILLVEQNARAALQVADYGYVLETGEVILHGPARELAGDPKVIESYLGLGKGGEQS; encoded by the coding sequence ATGAGCGCTCCCGTACTCGAAGTCAGCAACCTGTCCGCCCGCTACGGCAAGGTGGGCGCGCTGGTGGGCGCCTCGATCACCGTGCCCGCCGGCAGCATCGTCACGGTGATCGGCGCCAACGGCGCCGGCAAGTCCACCATGCTGAACGCCATGATGGGTTCGTTGCCGCAGACCGGTCACGCGGCCGGCACCGTGCAGTACGCCGGCACCGACGTGTCGGGCTGGCAGGTCGAACGCCGCGTCGCGGCCGGCATGTCGCTGGTGCCCGAGCGCCGCGAACTGTTCGGCACCATGTCGGTGGAAGACAACCTGCTGCTGGGCGGCTTTCGCCGCTATCGCGCCCGCGAAAGCGGCTGGCGCGACACGCTGAACGAAGTGTTCGACCTGTTTCCGCGGCTGCGCGAGCGCCGCGCCCAGCAGGCCGGTACGCTGTCGGGCGGCGAACGCCAGATGCTGGCCGTGGGCCGCGCGCTGATGGCCAAGCCCAACCTGCTGATGCTCGACGAGCCCAGCCTGGGCCTGGCGCCACGCATCGTGCGCGAGATCTTCCACATCATCGCTCGCCTGCGCGAGACCGGCGTGGCGATCCTGCTGGTCGAACAGAACGCGCGCGCGGCGCTGCAAGTGGCCGATTACGGCTACGTGCTGGAAACCGGCGAAGTCATCCTGCACGGCCCGGCGCGCGAGCTGGCCGGCGACCCCAAGGTCATCGAAAGCTATCTGGGCCTGGGCAAGGGCGGCGAGCAAAGCTGA
- a CDS encoding aldehyde dehydrogenase yields MSDTPETLKSMLIGGEWATQSDHAFESVNPATGTRNYLISAASDAQVDQAVDAAWQAQRRPAWRDMLPHQRAAILRRIADGMDANAPLLARLQMIENGKVWAECKAQVASAAATFRYYAGVCETLGAEVTPPRGNYLSMTQYDPYGVVVAITPWNSPLTMEAQKVAPALAAGNAVILKPSELTSSPALELGRIALEAGLPPGILNVLTGLGSTVGRRLVEHPGVRMVSFTGGTASGRAIAHAAAEKLMPVALELGGKSPHIVFADADQDAAIDGVIGGIFEGSGQSCVAGSRLYVQRSIAESFIAKLVARASALKLDLPDAAGAQMGPIASFGHRGRIESMVDTARRAGAQVLLGGQRPDDAGLQTGAFYLPTVLAGLARDAHVVREEIFGPVLCALTFEDEDDLVDQANDSAYGLASGIWTADYRRAWRIAKRLEAGSVWINTYKQLSISTPFGGFKQSGIGREKGVSGLRLYQQSKGIYFGM; encoded by the coding sequence ATGTCCGATACCCCGGAAACCCTGAAATCCATGCTGATCGGCGGGGAGTGGGCTACGCAAAGCGACCATGCTTTCGAGTCCGTCAACCCTGCCACCGGCACACGCAATTACCTCATCAGCGCGGCATCCGACGCGCAGGTCGACCAGGCTGTGGACGCGGCCTGGCAAGCCCAGCGGCGCCCGGCCTGGCGCGACATGCTGCCCCACCAGCGCGCGGCGATCCTGCGGCGCATCGCCGACGGCATGGACGCCAACGCACCCTTGCTGGCACGCCTGCAGATGATCGAGAACGGCAAGGTCTGGGCGGAATGCAAAGCCCAGGTCGCCAGCGCCGCGGCCACCTTCCGCTACTACGCGGGCGTCTGCGAAACGCTGGGAGCCGAAGTCACGCCGCCGCGCGGCAACTATCTGTCGATGACGCAATACGATCCGTATGGCGTGGTGGTGGCGATCACGCCGTGGAATTCACCGCTCACGATGGAAGCGCAAAAGGTCGCGCCCGCCCTGGCCGCCGGCAACGCCGTCATCCTCAAGCCGTCCGAGCTCACCTCGTCGCCGGCCCTGGAACTGGGCCGCATCGCACTGGAGGCCGGCCTGCCGCCGGGCATCCTCAACGTACTGACGGGCCTGGGTTCGACCGTGGGCCGCCGCCTGGTCGAACACCCCGGCGTGCGCATGGTGTCATTCACCGGCGGCACCGCCAGCGGCCGCGCCATCGCGCATGCCGCCGCCGAGAAGCTGATGCCGGTGGCGTTGGAACTTGGCGGAAAATCGCCACACATCGTGTTCGCGGACGCGGATCAGGACGCGGCGATAGACGGCGTCATCGGCGGCATCTTCGAAGGCAGCGGGCAGTCCTGCGTGGCGGGTTCGCGGCTCTACGTGCAGCGCAGCATCGCGGAGTCCTTCATCGCGAAGCTGGTGGCCCGCGCCAGCGCGCTGAAGCTTGACCTGCCCGACGCGGCAGGCGCGCAGATGGGACCGATCGCATCGTTCGGCCATCGCGGCAGGATCGAGAGCATGGTGGACACAGCCCGCCGCGCAGGCGCCCAGGTGCTGCTGGGCGGACAACGCCCCGACGACGCCGGGCTGCAGACGGGCGCGTTCTATCTGCCTACCGTGCTGGCGGGATTGGCGCGCGATGCGCATGTGGTGCGCGAGGAGATCTTCGGGCCGGTGCTATGCGCGCTGACATTCGAGGACGAAGACGATCTGGTCGATCAAGCCAACGACAGCGCCTACGGCCTGGCTTCCGGCATCTGGACAGCGGACTACCGCCGCGCCTGGCGCATCGCCAAGCGCCTGGAAGCAGGCAGCGTGTGGATCAACACCTACAAGCAGCTTTCGATCTCGACGCCTTTCGGCGGCTTTAAGCAAAGCGGCATCGGCCGCGAAAAAGGCGTGAGCGGCCTGCGGCTGTACCAGCAATCCAAAGGCATCTACTTCGGCATGTAG